From Cecembia calidifontis, one genomic window encodes:
- a CDS encoding IS1595 family transposase, which produces MNILQFNERYPDEASCIHYLKEQREREGVICKNCNSKDHYWLNSLNMFQCKHCKFRTGLKNGTIMENSKLPLRTWLLAMTLVSATKKGFSCLELQRQMGHSRYETVFRLYHKLREAMGKRDSQYKLEDMVEYDEAFVSKATKSSEKTKLKKGRGSQKQATVAVMAESSILEDLITGEKDKSCRYFKMVKIDNLKAKTAEKLIKGLIDKKAVLQTDESTTYANLEDCIDVHVSELSSTKEGKFNLKWAHIAISNLKRDLQKYHMVSEKMLQNYLNEFCYKLNRRYFGKKLFDRLVIASICPYLYTSG; this is translated from the coding sequence ATGAATATTCTACAATTCAATGAAAGATATCCTGATGAGGCAAGTTGCATCCATTACTTGAAGGAACAAAGGGAAAGAGAAGGTGTCATTTGCAAGAATTGTAATTCCAAGGATCACTACTGGCTTAATTCTCTCAATATGTTCCAATGTAAACATTGTAAATTTAGGACAGGACTGAAAAATGGTACTATTATGGAAAACAGCAAGTTACCATTGAGGACTTGGTTGCTTGCAATGACTCTTGTAAGCGCAACCAAGAAGGGATTTAGCTGCCTTGAACTACAGAGGCAGATGGGTCATAGCAGATACGAGACTGTTTTCAGACTGTATCACAAGCTCCGGGAAGCAATGGGTAAACGTGACAGCCAATATAAACTAGAAGATATGGTTGAATATGATGAGGCTTTTGTAAGCAAGGCAACAAAATCTTCGGAAAAGACGAAGCTGAAGAAAGGCCGTGGAAGCCAAAAACAAGCTACTGTCGCTGTTATGGCTGAATCATCTATTCTTGAAGACCTAATTACTGGAGAAAAGGACAAAAGCTGCAGATATTTCAAGATGGTCAAAATAGATAACTTGAAGGCAAAAACAGCCGAAAAACTGATAAAAGGACTGATTGACAAAAAAGCCGTGCTCCAAACTGATGAAAGTACGACTTATGCTAACCTAGAAGATTGTATCGATGTTCACGTGAGCGAATTATCTTCCACAAAAGAGGGCAAGTTCAACCTCAAATGGGCACATATAGCAATAAGCAACCTTAAAAGGGATTTACAGAAGTACCATATGGTTTCAGAAAAGATGCTTCAAAACTATCTCAATGAATTCTGTTATAAACTAAACCGAAGATACTTTGGTAAAAAACTCTTTGATAGACTTGTTATTGCGAGCATTTGCCCCTACTTGTATACAAGCGGATAA
- a CDS encoding gliding motility protein — MMRGYFTSLGIIAVIFLTACSSEKNTFTNRWFHNTTSRYNAVFYAKANIEELEKAIAKNHREDFTQVLPIFYPVDSALIEQNEELLDDVRGFASKAIDWHRISKWVDDSYFLLGLADYYDAKFDESSNTFRYLNVNSKKKRVRHRSLIQLMRQFTDLGNFEDAAYVIEYLSKEPGISKENKFLLYKTLAYYYEKRQDVNGKIGALDRTLGLTKDKKEKSRINFILGQLYQREGLDALAYSYYREAVKGNPPYERAFFAQLFAQQVAELNKSKDVKRVRNYYDELLKDSKNRDLRDVILYEKAMFEFKQENIEEAENLLKQAAKKEGRNPLQKGYIYQKLAEINYEIKKDFKATKYYLDSALASIRPTDKIYTEINQKKGIFDNYVMHYETINKNDSLIRLSQMSAEEQELVAEMFIKQEEERLLREAEQKSEQRSSGIFDNLLAFGGRGSGESFYFDNTLAMQRGSIEFYRNWGTRPLDDNWRRNVQGFQSGGRDTGSMGSRTEIRDESGPEEPGSTIGQLPDKQSLLAQIPKTEEEVNQLREELEDSYFELGKLLFFDFKEALMSIEYLENLITTYPNSSKKAEAYYILFLANQEINGNPQLYAQRLNREFPESPFTFSVNNPDAIKGNQAFLESSRLYKKAYEQYYAGNFAAARGTIRSTLENYPLTKNTDRLLLLDIMVSGKIDDKERYKNRLENYIQTTEEPQLVKLARNMLLALTGEQEEVKSESAEVAMESQVMEEQIADAEQELENEEDSPFRENPNQTHIFVIALDPEKARESKNLLADLESFHAQNFANSRLRTGNMNLNRQEVIFIVSPFSNAERAKEYRNKFMNDFNSNSLEKNDKENSFLISIENFQELNRRKNLNEYRQFYRRVYK; from the coding sequence ATGATGCGTGGGTATTTTACAAGTTTAGGGATTATCGCTGTAATTTTCTTAACAGCGTGCTCCTCAGAAAAAAACACTTTTACCAATAGGTGGTTCCATAACACCACATCCCGATACAATGCGGTTTTTTATGCAAAAGCCAATATTGAGGAACTCGAAAAAGCCATCGCAAAAAACCATAGGGAAGATTTCACCCAAGTCTTACCCATTTTTTATCCTGTAGATAGCGCTTTGATAGAACAAAATGAAGAGCTGTTGGATGATGTCCGGGGATTTGCCTCTAAGGCCATTGATTGGCATAGAATTTCCAAATGGGTGGATGATTCTTATTTTCTTTTGGGCCTCGCAGATTACTATGATGCCAAATTTGATGAATCATCCAACACATTCCGTTACCTGAATGTAAATAGCAAGAAAAAAAGGGTGAGGCACAGAAGCCTTATCCAACTCATGCGACAATTTACAGACCTTGGGAATTTTGAAGATGCGGCATATGTCATCGAATATTTATCTAAGGAACCCGGTATCAGCAAAGAAAATAAGTTTTTATTGTACAAAACCCTTGCTTACTACTATGAAAAAAGGCAGGACGTGAATGGAAAAATCGGTGCCTTGGACAGGACGCTTGGCTTGACCAAAGACAAGAAGGAAAAATCAAGAATAAACTTCATCCTGGGACAACTTTACCAAAGAGAAGGTTTGGATGCTTTGGCCTATAGTTATTACAGAGAAGCAGTTAAAGGGAACCCTCCTTATGAAAGGGCATTTTTTGCCCAACTATTTGCTCAGCAAGTAGCTGAACTTAACAAGAGCAAAGATGTGAAAAGGGTTAGAAACTATTATGATGAATTACTTAAAGACAGTAAAAACAGAGATTTGAGAGATGTTATCCTCTACGAAAAAGCCATGTTTGAATTTAAACAGGAAAACATAGAGGAGGCTGAAAATTTACTGAAACAAGCAGCTAAAAAGGAGGGCAGGAATCCCCTTCAGAAAGGCTATATCTACCAAAAATTAGCTGAAATCAATTATGAAATCAAAAAGGATTTCAAGGCTACAAAATATTACCTGGATTCAGCATTGGCTTCCATACGCCCCACTGATAAAATTTACACTGAAATCAATCAAAAAAAGGGGATTTTTGACAATTATGTGATGCATTATGAAACGATAAACAAAAACGACAGTCTTATCCGCCTTTCACAAATGAGTGCAGAGGAGCAGGAATTGGTTGCTGAAATGTTTATCAAACAGGAAGAAGAGCGGCTCTTGAGGGAAGCAGAACAAAAATCCGAACAGCGTTCTTCAGGAATTTTTGATAACCTCTTGGCTTTTGGAGGTCGAGGTTCAGGTGAGTCTTTCTATTTTGACAACACTTTGGCCATGCAAAGGGGCTCCATTGAGTTTTATAGAAACTGGGGCACCCGGCCCCTTGATGATAACTGGAGGAGAAATGTACAAGGATTCCAGTCCGGAGGTAGGGATACTGGGTCCATGGGCTCCCGTACCGAAATCAGAGATGAATCCGGCCCAGAAGAACCTGGCAGCACTATTGGTCAGCTGCCGGACAAACAAAGCCTTTTGGCACAAATTCCAAAGACAGAAGAAGAAGTTAACCAACTCAGGGAAGAATTGGAAGATTCCTATTTTGAATTGGGAAAACTCCTCTTTTTTGATTTTAAAGAAGCATTGATGAGTATTGAATATTTGGAAAATCTCATCACCACCTATCCCAATTCCAGCAAAAAGGCTGAAGCTTATTATATCCTATTCTTGGCTAACCAGGAAATTAACGGCAACCCACAGCTCTATGCACAGAGGCTGAACAGGGAGTTTCCTGAATCACCTTTCACCTTTTCTGTGAACAATCCTGATGCCATCAAGGGCAATCAGGCTTTTTTGGAATCCTCAAGGCTTTATAAAAAAGCCTATGAACAGTATTATGCAGGGAATTTTGCAGCGGCAAGAGGAACGATCCGATCAACCCTAGAAAACTATCCTCTCACCAAGAATACCGATAGATTATTGTTATTGGATATTATGGTATCTGGAAAAATCGACGACAAGGAAAGGTATAAAAACAGGTTGGAAAATTACATTCAAACCACTGAAGAACCCCAATTGGTAAAATTGGCAAGAAATATGCTATTGGCATTAACAGGAGAACAAGAAGAAGTCAAATCGGAAAGTGCAGAAGTGGCAATGGAATCTCAGGTTATGGAAGAGCAAATTGCAGATGCTGAACAGGAATTGGAAAATGAAGAAGACTCCCCATTCCGTGAAAATCCTAACCAAACTCATATATTTGTCATCGCTTTGGATCCGGAAAAAGCCAGGGAATCCAAAAACCTGTTGGCAGACCTTGAATCATTTCATGCGCAAAATTTTGCCAATTCAAGACTCCGTACAGGAAATATGAACCTTAATCGCCAAGAAGTGATTTTTATAGTGAGCCCCTTCAGCAATGCTGAACGTGCAAAAGAATATAGGAACAAATTCATGAACGATTTCAATTCTAATTCCCTGGAAAAAAATGACAAAGAAAACAGCTTCTTAATTTCCATCGAGAACTTCCAGGAGCTCAACAGACGTAAAAACCTCAATGAGTACCGTCAATTCTACAGAAGAGTTTATAAATAA